Genomic DNA from Marnyiella aurantia:
TGCTGCCGCAGATGTTAATTGCTGCCGAAATTCTTCCTTCACGGTTGGAACAACCTCTTCTGAAGTGTATTTCAGCCCGTCGCTACCTACTGTTTTTAGTGTTAGCGCTTTACGCTGCCTCATACCATGATAGACAAACTTCCCCCTTTCCAAAATATCATTAGCACTGAATACTGCTCCCGGAAGTATATTGCTGGCTTCTGCCGATTGACAGACCATAATGGGATATTCTACTGTTACGCCCGTCACTTCTTCGCAGTTGAAGCAGGTCTTTTCATTCAGAGAAGAGATATTCGACTTTAATTTTACATTAGGTTGTGCAAACATTGTAGACAGTTGCAGCCTGATCCTGGTATTGTGTCGCGTGGTTATCGTTCTGATTTTTGAGTAGTTAGGTTTTCCTTTAAGTTTTGTAAAGCCGTTCGCCGAATTTTCACTACTCCGTACATGTTTTTTACTGTTTGTCCTTTTTTTGCCCGACTCCGGTTCGGCTTCCGGCCCGCTGTTTTCCGTCAGTAAATTTTTTTTCGTCATTATTTCTTTTTTTATTTTTGATTGCAAACCTGGGTACTGAATAATTCTACATAAAAGGGTAATCTTTAATGTTCTGAACTAAAAATTATACGTAATAGCGTTAAAAGTATATAAAATATCCGTTAGAAATGGGTCTTTATAACGAAACCTTTACATTGAATAATTAATTACTGTTTAAATGGGATTGTATTATTTAAGGCGTTTAGACTAGCTGGTTTTTGCTGTTATCACCATTTTTTGGGATGGATACAATCTGTACTAATGCTGTATAAACGCTGGCAATTACTTAACAATTTGTTAGCAGTTAAACTGGCGGTCAGTGAGGAAAGCTCCTTATCTTTGCACTGTAATTCAATTAAAAATTTCATGAAAAAATTCAGTGCTTTAGTATTTGTTGCGCTTTCTGTTTTCAGTCTAAACGCACAGAACACAAAATCAGCAGACAATGAGAAACCGAAGTTGGTTGTTGGAATAGTTGTAGACCAAATGCGGTGGGATTTCCTTTACCGTTATGAAACCAAATATGGAAAAGGAGGTTTTAAACGGCTCATGAATGAAGGTTATAATCTGAACAATGTGATGATTAACTATGTTCCAACGGTTACAGCTCTTGGTCATACATCAATTTACACAGGTTCGGTGCCTTCAATCCATGGTATTGCAGGAAATGACTGGACAGACCGGGAAACCGGCAAAAATGTATACTGTACTACAGATTCATCGGTAAAAGGTGTTGGATCGACTTCGGAAAGGATTGGCGCACACTCTCCGCACCAGCTTTGGAGCACAACCATAACAGATCAGTTGGGAATTGCTTCTAATTTCAGGTCTAAGGTAGTCGGTGTATCACTGAAAGACAGAGCTTCCGTGTTGCCGGCCGGACACAATCCAACGGGAGCTTTCTGGTTTGATGAAGGTACGGGACATTTTGTGACCAGTTCTTATTACATGAGTGAACTGCCCAAATGGCTGAAGGATTTCAATGCTCAAGATTGGGGCTCGCGACTTGTGGCCAACGGATGGGACACTTCTCTTCCCATTGCACAATACACCGAAAGTACAGCAGATGATGTTTCCTGGGAGCAGCTTTTAGGAAGTGCCAAAACTCCTGTCTTTCCATACAAAAACCTGGCAGCCGACTATGCTGCCAAAAAGGGGATTATCCGCACTACACCCTTTGGCAATACGCTTACCCTAAAAGTAGCCGAAGCCGCACTTGATGCTTACAAAATGGGCCGAAACCAGGATACGGATTTTCTTGCCATTAATATTGCCTCCACAGATTATGTTGGGCATTCCTTTGGCCCAAACTCAATCGAAGTTCAGGATACCTACCTAAGATTGGATAAAGACCTGGAAAATTTCTTTGCCATGCTTGACAAAAAAGTTGGCAAGGATAACTATCTGGTATTCCTGTCGGCAGACCATGGCGGTGCGCACTCTCTTGGGTATATGGAAACAAATAAGATGCTGACAGGCCTTTTTGATGATGGTTTGCAGAAGAATCTGGAAGAGGAGCTTAAAACCCGCTATAACCATGAAAAGTTAATCTGGGCAGTAGACAATTATCAGATCTATCTGAACCAGCAACTCATTCGTGAACATAAACTGGATGCTGAAGATATCAAGCAAAACATCATCAACCGTCTGAACCGGGACCCACGTGTACTTTACGCTGTAGATTTGGCTAAGATAGGTTCGGCTGCGATTCCAGAACCTATTAAGTCCAGGATCATCAACGGTTATAACTGGCAGCGCAGTGGCGATATACAGATAATCTCACACGACGGGATGCTTCCAAACTATGCGAAGAAAGGAACAACTCACAGTGTATGGAATTCTTATGATGCTCACATTCCTCTGATATTTATGGGAAAAGGTGTAAAGAAAGGGCAGAGCACTAAGCCCTACCATATGACGGATATCGCCCCCACACTTGCGCAGATCCTGAAAATCGAAAATCCAAGCGGAAATATCGGTGAGCCGATTTCGGAGGTAATTGGAAACTAAATTAAATCTTTATTAAAAGTGAAACGCGCCGAAAGGCGCGTTTTTAGTTTGAATTATACCGGAATTTATTCTCCGTCCTCGTATTGCTCCAGATAGTACGAAAAGCCAAAGTCTTCAACTTCATC
This window encodes:
- the pafA gene encoding alkaline phosphatase PafA — its product is MKKFSALVFVALSVFSLNAQNTKSADNEKPKLVVGIVVDQMRWDFLYRYETKYGKGGFKRLMNEGYNLNNVMINYVPTVTALGHTSIYTGSVPSIHGIAGNDWTDRETGKNVYCTTDSSVKGVGSTSERIGAHSPHQLWSTTITDQLGIASNFRSKVVGVSLKDRASVLPAGHNPTGAFWFDEGTGHFVTSSYYMSELPKWLKDFNAQDWGSRLVANGWDTSLPIAQYTESTADDVSWEQLLGSAKTPVFPYKNLAADYAAKKGIIRTTPFGNTLTLKVAEAALDAYKMGRNQDTDFLAINIASTDYVGHSFGPNSIEVQDTYLRLDKDLENFFAMLDKKVGKDNYLVFLSADHGGAHSLGYMETNKMLTGLFDDGLQKNLEEELKTRYNHEKLIWAVDNYQIYLNQQLIREHKLDAEDIKQNIINRLNRDPRVLYAVDLAKIGSAAIPEPIKSRIINGYNWQRSGDIQIISHDGMLPNYAKKGTTHSVWNSYDAHIPLIFMGKGVKKGQSTKPYHMTDIAPTLAQILKIENPSGNIGEPISEVIGN